From a region of the Marinomonas mediterranea MMB-1 genome:
- the speA gene encoding biosynthetic arginine decarboxylase → MKQWSVKDSIELYNVDHWSGGFFSINDKGCVTALPNKKQQVDLTELAKALKEQNVSYPCLVRFPDILHSRIERITQSFCDAIDHYQYKADYAIVYPIKVNQQRRVVEEITSCRPDNASKVGLEAGSKPELMAVLAMHQSADGIIVCNGYKDKEFIHLALMAEKMGHQVFLVVEKFHELEWIIEEAKRLDVSPRIGIRIRLASTCSTHWGNSGGEKSKFGLTTSQLLRSVQLLKNQNMVHCLELIHFHLGSQITRIRDIQNSLKECARYYSELHLMGVNIQWVDVGGGLGVDYEGTRSQSAYSANYSISEYANNVVFAFHNICEQYNLPHPHIISESGRAVTAHHAMIIADVFSHGVEHLPISKPASDSESELQRLWESYEALKNEVSDKRSLVEIYHDLADDFNDSLTLYNLGQLTLEQRGLAENVFLSACRLLLPRLNSRNRAHRPVIDDLNERLAEKLFVNVSVFQSMPDAWGIDQVFPVLPLQGLDMAPSFRGKIQDVTCDSDGCLYRYVDGEGLESSLPLPPPPKDEDYLMGFFMVGAYQETLGDLHNLFGDTCSVDVYLSEDSFKVEHVLHGDSVQDVLTYVSYNDKELFKRYEEKIAQSLLEEGEKEALFNTYKKVLKGTTYLK, encoded by the coding sequence ATGAAACAGTGGTCTGTGAAGGATTCAATTGAGCTGTACAATGTGGATCATTGGAGCGGTGGCTTTTTCTCAATTAATGATAAAGGGTGCGTCACGGCGCTGCCAAATAAAAAGCAACAAGTCGATTTAACCGAGCTGGCGAAAGCGTTAAAGGAGCAAAATGTCTCTTATCCTTGCTTGGTTCGCTTCCCAGATATCCTTCATTCTCGTATTGAACGAATTACACAATCGTTTTGTGACGCGATTGACCATTATCAGTACAAGGCAGATTATGCGATTGTTTACCCTATAAAGGTAAACCAGCAGAGAAGGGTGGTTGAAGAAATCACCAGCTGCCGACCTGACAATGCATCTAAAGTGGGTTTAGAAGCGGGTAGTAAACCTGAGCTGATGGCTGTTTTGGCAATGCATCAAAGTGCCGATGGCATCATTGTTTGTAATGGTTATAAGGACAAAGAGTTCATTCATTTAGCGTTAATGGCTGAAAAAATGGGCCATCAAGTGTTTCTCGTGGTTGAAAAGTTTCATGAACTCGAATGGATTATAGAGGAAGCAAAACGACTAGATGTCTCGCCTCGAATTGGAATACGTATTCGTCTGGCTTCTACCTGCTCGACGCATTGGGGGAACAGTGGTGGTGAGAAGTCTAAGTTTGGATTAACAACATCGCAGCTTTTGAGGTCGGTTCAACTTCTAAAAAACCAGAATATGGTTCACTGCCTTGAGCTGATTCATTTTCATTTGGGGTCTCAAATAACTCGTATTCGAGACATTCAAAATAGCCTTAAAGAGTGCGCTCGTTATTATTCTGAACTGCACTTAATGGGGGTTAATATCCAATGGGTTGATGTCGGCGGTGGCTTGGGGGTTGATTACGAAGGAACCCGCAGTCAAAGTGCTTACAGTGCGAACTACAGTATAAGTGAATACGCGAACAACGTGGTGTTTGCGTTTCATAATATCTGTGAGCAATATAATTTGCCGCATCCTCATATAATTTCGGAATCAGGGCGAGCAGTTACCGCCCATCATGCCATGATTATTGCTGATGTGTTTTCTCATGGTGTTGAACATCTCCCTATTTCTAAGCCGGCATCTGACAGCGAATCAGAGCTTCAGCGTTTATGGGAATCTTATGAGGCGTTAAAAAATGAGGTGTCGGATAAACGCTCATTAGTTGAGATTTATCATGATTTGGCTGACGACTTTAATGATAGTCTTACTTTGTATAACCTCGGGCAATTAACATTGGAGCAACGAGGTCTTGCGGAGAATGTGTTTTTATCAGCCTGCCGCCTACTTCTTCCTAGGTTAAATAGCCGAAATCGAGCGCATAGACCTGTTATTGATGATTTAAATGAGAGGTTGGCAGAGAAGTTGTTTGTTAACGTATCTGTATTCCAATCTATGCCGGACGCATGGGGAATTGATCAAGTTTTTCCTGTGCTGCCATTACAAGGGCTCGATATGGCACCAAGCTTTCGAGGAAAAATCCAAGACGTTACATGTGACTCAGATGGTTGCTTATATCGCTATGTGGATGGTGAAGGGCTTGAATCTTCTCTTCCGTTGCCGCCTCCACCCAAAGACGAAGATTACTTAATGGGTTTCTTTATGGTTGGGGCGTACCAGGAGACCTTGGGTGATCTGCATAATTTGTTTGGTGATACCTGTTCTGTTGACGTATATTTATCCGAAGATAGCTTCAAAGTTGAGCATGTATTACATGGTGACAGTGTTCAAGATGTGTTGACGTATGTTAGCTATAATGACAAAGAGTTGTTTAAACGTTACGAAGAGAAAATCGCGCAAAGCCTGTTAGAAGAGGGTGAAAAAGAAGCCTTATTTAATACTTATAAGAAAGTGTTAAAAGGAACAACCTACTTGAAATAA
- a CDS encoding agmatine deiminase family protein, with protein sequence MVDENTIVRLPADWESHARSWIVWPHKDEAAEEQIGSMKASLRMLIDTILNYEPVTIIVHPEDADEVNELYSVKTGLALDIEVFPVQLNWAKDIMPLFLKTSEGELIARSWHFNAWSKKFKSSGDSYSITNWLSGVPIKSGDPITFDCIDELHGLGSIQSDGEGTLLVTKQSMIGDKLDEGLTNDEIETLLRKELGAEKVIWLEHGIWGDNLLEGHVSGVASFASPGVVLTMLSEDESHPNATVFQENKQILSMSSDAQGRSLQVVEIPQPMTVLWDDTPLPLSYVNFYPVKGAILVPVFDDPHDTIALNAYETLFPGHDIIAINALPFFRNGGGLHSLLAPQPTV encoded by the coding sequence ATGGTAGATGAAAATACGATTGTACGGCTGCCCGCAGATTGGGAATCTCATGCTAGAAGTTGGATTGTTTGGCCACATAAGGATGAGGCTGCGGAAGAACAAATTGGATCAATGAAAGCAAGTCTAAGGATGCTAATAGACACTATTTTAAACTATGAGCCTGTCACTATTATTGTTCACCCTGAAGATGCAGATGAAGTAAATGAGCTTTACTCTGTTAAAACAGGATTGGCCCTCGATATAGAGGTGTTTCCAGTTCAATTGAATTGGGCCAAAGATATCATGCCGTTGTTTTTAAAGACGTCTGAAGGGGAGTTGATAGCGAGAAGTTGGCACTTCAATGCTTGGAGTAAAAAGTTTAAATCGAGTGGTGATTCTTATTCGATAACTAACTGGCTCTCTGGTGTTCCAATTAAAAGTGGAGATCCCATCACGTTCGACTGTATCGATGAACTTCATGGTCTTGGGTCAATACAGTCTGATGGAGAAGGAACATTGCTTGTCACCAAGCAGAGTATGATAGGTGACAAACTGGATGAGGGCCTAACCAATGATGAGATCGAGACGTTATTAAGAAAAGAATTAGGCGCTGAAAAAGTTATTTGGCTTGAGCATGGCATATGGGGAGACAACTTACTTGAAGGTCATGTGAGTGGTGTTGCTTCTTTCGCGTCCCCTGGGGTGGTTTTGACGATGCTGAGCGAAGATGAAAGTCATCCAAATGCCACGGTGTTCCAAGAAAATAAGCAAATACTTTCAATGAGTTCGGATGCTCAAGGGCGCTCTCTGCAAGTGGTTGAAATTCCACAGCCTATGACGGTATTGTGGGATGACACACCACTGCCGTTGTCATATGTAAACTTCTATCCGGTAAAAGGGGCAATTCTTGTTCCAGTATTTGATGATCCTCACGACACCATAGCGTTAAATGCATATGAAACTTTATTTCCAGGTCACGATATTATAGCCATCAATGCTTTACCATTTTTTAGAAACGGCGGTGGACTTCACTCTCTGCTTGCTCCGCAGCCTACTGTATAG
- a CDS encoding GNAT family N-acetyltransferase produces MFKIMTEKVLELAEGLDGFLGHEWTSQEESISITYWSSISAAREWMAHPMHAKTINIGNQFWFSSYSLKLAEVKEEKRVKDNLIEANTSRFPYIETPRGVLKVLSYDNIALLHRFVNKEREHLAKWEPLRNEEYYTLKTCELRVKEMRREFLEDKGVVLCLLNKDETEMIAYTNFSSISRGIFQSCCLGYSLSKAYEGQGYMTEALRAGIQYMKSISIDRIQASYMPANNRSAAVLKRLGFEKEGVSKDYLKINGSWEDHIVTALLMRD; encoded by the coding sequence ATGTTTAAGATAATGACGGAAAAAGTGTTAGAGCTTGCTGAAGGGCTTGACGGCTTTTTGGGGCATGAATGGACCAGTCAAGAAGAAAGTATTTCGATTACCTACTGGAGCTCAATCAGTGCCGCCCGTGAGTGGATGGCGCACCCAATGCATGCAAAAACCATCAACATTGGTAACCAATTTTGGTTCTCATCTTACTCTTTAAAATTGGCAGAAGTGAAGGAAGAAAAGAGAGTGAAGGACAATTTGATCGAGGCAAATACGAGTCGCTTCCCTTATATTGAAACGCCTAGAGGTGTTCTCAAGGTGCTTTCTTACGACAATATTGCATTATTACATCGTTTCGTGAACAAAGAGCGTGAGCATCTTGCAAAGTGGGAGCCTCTGCGTAACGAAGAGTATTACACGCTAAAAACATGCGAGTTGCGTGTAAAAGAAATGCGTCGTGAGTTTTTAGAGGATAAAGGCGTTGTCTTGTGTTTGTTGAATAAGGATGAGACCGAAATGATCGCTTACACAAACTTTTCATCAATCTCCCGCGGGATCTTTCAGTCTTGTTGTTTAGGGTATAGCCTTTCAAAAGCGTATGAAGGGCAAGGTTATATGACAGAAGCATTGAGAGCGGGTATTCAATATATGAAATCGATCAGTATTGATCGAATACAAGCCAGTTATATGCCTGCTAATAACCGCAGTGCGGCAGTATTAAAACGCCTTGGTTTTGAAAAAGAAGGGGTGTCGAAGGACTATCTTAAAATTAATGGATCTTGGGAAGATCACATTGTTACTGCTCTACTAATGAGAGACTAG
- the parC gene encoding DNA topoisomerase IV subunit A, producing the protein MSDLSNFESNETLSLKEYTEKAYLNYSMYVILDRALPHIGDGLKPVQRRIVYAMSELGLKATAKYKKSARTVGDVLGKFHPHGDSACYEAMVLMAQPFSYRYPLVDGQGNWGAPDDPKSFAAMRYTESRLSKYSDVLLREVSQGTVDWVPNFDGTLKEPSVLPARLPNLLLNGTTGIAVGMATDVPPHNLREIGNACVHLLNNPKAELDELLEHVQGPDFPTGGEIITSRSDLRKMYELGKGQVKARARYRIEDGEIVVYELPHQVSGSKVLEQVAAQMQAKKLPMVVDLRDESDHENPTRFVIVPKSSRVDTESVMTHLFATTDLEKSYRVNMNVIGLDGLPQVKGLRAFIKEWLTFRIDVVRKRLQFRLDKVLNRLHILEGLLVAFLNIDEVIDIIRNEDKPKEELIKRFGLSDSQAEAILELKLRHLAKLEEMRIKSEQDELNKEREQLEALLGSDRKLKKLITEEIKEAIEDFGDERRTPLIERKEAQAFSEEDLLSNDPVTVVLSKQGWIRAAKGHDIDVTGLSYKSGDEFLLSAKGRTNQTLVLIASNGRTYSLKAHTLPSARGQGEPITGRISLEKGATIVAAVLDSEEAHYLLASDAGYGFVAQLKDLYAKNKAGKATLSLPSNAEVISPVKVESPEGDKVVVVSNEGRMLAFSVKSLPQMAKGKGNKMLSIPSSRAADREELVIAMATIQSNDLLVAHSGKRFLSLAEKDLQEYVGERGRRGLKLPRGFQRIDMLEVKKGEGKAVSY; encoded by the coding sequence TTGAGTGATTTGTCGAACTTTGAGTCGAATGAGACTCTTTCATTAAAAGAATATACCGAAAAAGCTTACTTAAATTATTCAATGTATGTGATTTTGGATAGGGCATTGCCTCATATCGGCGATGGTTTAAAACCTGTGCAACGACGCATTGTGTATGCAATGAGTGAGTTAGGTCTTAAGGCTACAGCAAAGTATAAAAAATCTGCTCGGACAGTGGGTGATGTACTAGGTAAGTTTCACCCTCACGGCGACAGTGCGTGTTACGAAGCGATGGTATTGATGGCCCAACCTTTCTCATATCGATACCCATTGGTCGATGGTCAAGGTAACTGGGGGGCGCCAGATGATCCAAAATCGTTTGCGGCGATGCGTTATACCGAATCTCGACTATCGAAATATTCCGATGTTTTATTGAGAGAAGTCAGTCAAGGCACCGTGGATTGGGTGCCCAATTTTGATGGTACTTTAAAAGAGCCTTCTGTCCTGCCAGCTAGATTGCCAAACTTATTGCTCAATGGCACGACGGGGATCGCGGTAGGGATGGCGACAGATGTTCCTCCGCATAACCTGCGCGAAATTGGTAATGCGTGCGTTCACTTATTGAATAACCCTAAAGCCGAACTTGACGAGTTGCTTGAGCACGTACAAGGTCCTGATTTTCCTACAGGCGGCGAGATTATCACGTCTCGTTCTGACCTTCGTAAAATGTACGAGCTAGGGAAAGGTCAGGTAAAAGCACGTGCGCGATATCGCATTGAAGACGGTGAAATTGTTGTTTATGAACTGCCTCATCAGGTATCAGGCAGTAAGGTATTAGAGCAAGTTGCTGCTCAAATGCAGGCGAAAAAGCTGCCAATGGTCGTTGATCTCAGAGATGAGTCTGATCACGAAAACCCAACACGCTTTGTAATTGTGCCTAAGTCGAGCCGAGTAGATACAGAGTCGGTCATGACTCACCTGTTTGCGACGACCGATTTAGAGAAATCTTACCGCGTTAATATGAACGTAATCGGTCTGGATGGGCTGCCTCAAGTTAAGGGGTTAAGGGCCTTTATTAAAGAGTGGCTAACGTTCCGAATTGACGTTGTTCGCAAACGTCTGCAGTTTCGCTTAGATAAAGTACTTAACCGTCTACATATTTTGGAAGGTCTCTTGGTTGCCTTCCTCAATATCGATGAAGTCATTGATATCATTCGTAATGAAGATAAGCCAAAAGAAGAGCTGATTAAGCGATTTGGGTTGTCTGATAGTCAAGCTGAAGCAATTCTTGAACTGAAACTTCGTCATTTAGCGAAGCTTGAAGAGATGCGCATTAAGTCTGAGCAAGATGAGTTGAATAAAGAGCGTGAACAGCTCGAAGCACTGCTTGGGTCGGACAGAAAACTTAAAAAGCTCATTACAGAAGAGATCAAAGAAGCGATCGAAGACTTTGGTGATGAACGACGTACGCCTCTAATAGAGCGCAAGGAAGCACAAGCCTTTAGTGAAGAGGATTTGCTCTCCAATGACCCGGTTACCGTCGTACTGTCCAAGCAAGGCTGGATACGTGCTGCAAAAGGGCATGATATCGATGTGACAGGTTTGAGTTACAAATCGGGCGACGAATTTTTGTTGAGTGCTAAGGGGCGTACGAATCAAACATTGGTTCTGATTGCATCCAATGGGCGAACATATTCTTTAAAAGCGCATACTTTGCCTTCCGCGAGAGGACAGGGGGAACCGATAACAGGACGCATCTCATTAGAAAAAGGCGCGACTATTGTTGCTGCTGTGCTTGATAGTGAAGAGGCTCATTATCTGTTAGCCAGTGATGCAGGTTATGGTTTTGTCGCACAACTGAAAGATTTATATGCGAAAAATAAGGCAGGTAAAGCGACGCTCTCTCTACCGTCTAACGCAGAGGTTATCTCCCCGGTTAAAGTGGAGAGCCCAGAAGGTGATAAAGTCGTCGTAGTCTCTAATGAAGGCCGTATGCTTGCGTTTAGTGTCAAGTCCTTACCGCAAATGGCAAAAGGTAAAGGCAATAAAATGCTGAGTATTCCTTCTTCAAGAGCGGCTGACCGTGAAGAGTTGGTTATTGCGATGGCGACGATTCAGTCTAACGATTTGCTCGTTGCACATTCAGGTAAACGTTTCTTGTCATTGGCTGAGAAAGACCTCCAAGAGTATGTAGGGGAGCGTGGCCGAAGAGGGTTGAAGCTTCCAAGAGGGTTCCAGCGTATTGATATGCTCGAAGTTAAAAAGGGCGAAGGGAAAGCGGTTAGTTATTAA
- the bfr gene encoding bacterioferritin, giving the protein MKGSAKVIDALNGLLANELAAIDQYFIHSRMYDDWGLQKLYDRLNHEMEEEKDHADWLIKRILFLEGVPCMTKRRDLLIGSNVKSMMQNDLTLELEVVTCARNAIAVCEQENDYQTREVLEKLLFDTEEDHVYWLEKQLGLMDKIGMQNYHQSQM; this is encoded by the coding sequence ATGAAAGGCAGTGCAAAAGTTATAGACGCATTAAATGGTCTGCTTGCCAATGAGTTGGCTGCAATTGATCAGTATTTCATTCATTCCAGAATGTATGATGATTGGGGGTTGCAGAAGCTATATGACCGTTTGAATCATGAAATGGAAGAAGAGAAAGATCATGCTGATTGGTTGATCAAGCGCATTCTTTTTCTAGAAGGTGTTCCATGCATGACCAAACGTCGTGACTTACTTATTGGGTCGAACGTTAAGTCTATGATGCAAAATGATCTGACTTTGGAGCTTGAAGTTGTTACTTGTGCACGTAATGCCATTGCGGTTTGTGAACAAGAAAATGACTATCAGACTCGAGAAGTGCTTGAGAAGCTTCTGTTTGATACGGAAGAAGATCACGTTTACTGGTTGGAAAAACAGCTTGGTCTTATGGATAAGATTGGTATGCAAAACTACCATCAATCTCAGATGTAA
- the bfr gene encoding bacterioferritin translates to MKGDKDVVSHLNKVLANELVGINQYFLHARMFKDFGFEKLDKADYKTSIQKMKNADRLIERVLFLEGLPNLQDLGRLRIGEDAQEMIQANMEFETESLKVLVDAIGLCELKQDFISRGVLEAIQEEQEEQIDWLETQQELIKSTGLENYLQSQVDK, encoded by the coding sequence ATGAAAGGTGATAAAGACGTTGTTTCTCATTTAAATAAAGTATTGGCAAATGAGCTTGTGGGTATTAATCAATATTTCCTACATGCCAGAATGTTTAAAGACTTCGGTTTTGAGAAGTTGGACAAGGCTGATTACAAAACGTCCATCCAAAAGATGAAAAATGCAGATCGCTTAATCGAGCGTGTACTGTTTTTGGAAGGGTTGCCTAATTTGCAAGATCTCGGAAGACTGCGTATTGGTGAAGATGCTCAAGAGATGATCCAAGCGAATATGGAGTTTGAGACAGAGTCTCTAAAAGTGCTTGTTGATGCGATTGGTTTGTGCGAACTAAAGCAAGACTTCATCAGTCGCGGTGTCTTGGAAGCGATCCAAGAAGAGCAAGAAGAGCAAATTGATTGGTTAGAAACTCAGCAAGAGTTGATTAAGAGCACTGGACTTGAAAACTATTTGCAGTCTCAAGTAGACAAATAG
- a CDS encoding bacterioferritin-associated ferredoxin, giving the protein MYVCLCNGVTDNQIKSAVQDGATTMRELYQETEAGSQCGKCCKHVKSILNEELLQLAESAVKVA; this is encoded by the coding sequence ATGTATGTATGTCTTTGTAACGGTGTAACGGATAATCAGATTAAATCTGCGGTTCAGGATGGAGCAACAACCATGCGCGAACTGTATCAAGAAACTGAAGCAGGTTCTCAGTGCGGCAAATGCTGCAAGCACGTCAAGTCGATTCTCAACGAAGAGCTGTTACAGTTAGCGGAATCCGCTGTAAAAGTGGCATAA
- a CDS encoding DsbA family oxidoreductase, whose product MADIRIDIIADYVCPWCYLGYNRLNQAIEQLGDDYKFDLRWQPFELHPEIPAEGVDRDAYLSKKFGSQEKLNEVSHALQQIGQQEGLIFNFSEDDIVPNTFLAHQLMTRVKSSELSTAVALALFDAYFAQGINIGDKSELIKIAKDAGVGQSEIDNLFCLEDQVLTEKKLKHLGTMGINSVPTYVVNDQFMIQGAHSAESLFKTLYDIIENEDLS is encoded by the coding sequence ATGGCAGATATACGCATCGATATCATTGCGGATTACGTATGCCCTTGGTGTTATTTAGGATACAACAGATTGAACCAAGCCATTGAACAACTTGGTGACGACTATAAGTTTGACCTTCGCTGGCAACCGTTCGAATTGCATCCAGAAATCCCAGCAGAAGGCGTCGACCGAGACGCCTACCTTAGCAAAAAATTCGGCAGCCAAGAAAAGCTAAATGAAGTGAGCCATGCTCTGCAACAAATCGGTCAACAAGAAGGCCTCATATTCAACTTCTCTGAAGATGATATCGTGCCTAATACTTTTTTAGCCCATCAACTTATGACGCGAGTCAAATCAAGCGAGCTAAGCACAGCAGTCGCATTAGCTTTGTTTGACGCTTACTTCGCCCAAGGCATCAACATTGGTGATAAATCTGAGCTTATAAAGATAGCGAAAGATGCAGGTGTTGGGCAGTCTGAAATAGACAATCTATTCTGCCTTGAAGATCAAGTCTTGACGGAAAAGAAACTAAAGCACCTTGGTACAATGGGGATAAACTCCGTTCCAACATATGTCGTCAATGATCAATTCATGATTCAAGGCGCACATAGCGCAGAGTCACTATTCAAAACACTATACGACATCATCGAAAACGAAGACTTATCCTAA
- a CDS encoding DNA-3-methyladenine glycosylase I, with product MNYEAFENIYERAVTRFTNEETLKEHLFTPLDKNALESISDDRWLSAFSQKVFQSGISWKVVRDKWPNFETVFFNFDIEKMLLIHNEMWEEKAKDTRIIRHLGKVMTIRDNAAMIHEIAKEHGSFSNFVSEWPSSNIVELWQQLKKQGNRLGGNTGPYTLRSMGKDSFLLTKDVEGYLRSNGIIETGRETKSALAAAQSAFNHWHDESGLPYSHISQCIAFGVN from the coding sequence ATGAATTACGAAGCGTTTGAAAACATTTATGAACGAGCCGTCACCAGATTCACTAACGAAGAGACGTTAAAAGAGCATCTCTTCACTCCTCTTGATAAAAACGCGCTTGAGAGCATCTCGGATGATCGATGGCTATCTGCTTTTTCACAAAAAGTATTTCAATCCGGTATAAGCTGGAAAGTTGTACGCGACAAATGGCCGAATTTCGAAACCGTCTTCTTTAACTTCGATATAGAAAAAATGCTCCTGATCCACAACGAAATGTGGGAAGAGAAGGCGAAAGACACTCGTATCATTCGCCACTTGGGGAAAGTAATGACGATTAGGGATAATGCTGCCATGATTCATGAAATCGCCAAAGAGCATGGGAGCTTTTCAAACTTTGTCAGCGAATGGCCGAGCAGCAATATAGTGGAGCTCTGGCAACAACTAAAAAAACAAGGAAACAGGTTAGGTGGTAATACTGGACCTTACACCCTGAGAAGTATGGGAAAAGATTCATTCTTATTAACCAAAGATGTTGAAGGCTATTTGCGTTCCAATGGTATTATAGAGACGGGACGAGAGACAAAATCAGCGTTAGCGGCTGCGCAATCTGCATTTAATCACTGGCATGATGAATCAGGGCTACCCTATAGCCATATTAGCCAATGCATTGCTTTTGGCGTGAATTAA
- a CDS encoding pyridoxine 5'-phosphate synthase, with the protein MTHLSVNLNKIGLLRNSRGRDYPNVVEMAKRTLDLGAFGVTIHPRPDQRHATYKDAHDLKNLLKKYPGKELNIEGFPDKEFLNVVLEAQPDQCTLVPDDPNQLTSDHGWNIARDQDALRPVIGKLKAQGIRVVLFMDPIAENMKLAKEVGADRVELYTEEYASQYDTEERAAVLQRYQDAAQAALDAGLGVNAGHDLDLSNVEALCENGAITEVSIGHALTVEALEYGWDNVVKMYLEKLS; encoded by the coding sequence ATGACGCACTTGAGCGTGAATCTAAATAAAATTGGCTTGTTACGAAATTCTCGCGGTCGAGATTACCCAAATGTGGTTGAGATGGCGAAAAGAACGCTTGATTTAGGGGCTTTTGGGGTGACGATTCATCCAAGGCCTGATCAGCGCCATGCTACATACAAAGATGCGCACGACTTAAAGAACTTACTTAAGAAGTATCCAGGCAAAGAATTAAATATTGAAGGATTTCCAGATAAAGAATTTTTGAATGTCGTTTTAGAGGCTCAACCTGACCAGTGCACACTCGTTCCTGATGATCCAAATCAGTTAACTTCTGATCATGGTTGGAATATTGCTCGTGATCAGGACGCATTGCGTCCGGTAATTGGAAAGCTAAAAGCTCAAGGCATTCGCGTTGTTTTGTTTATGGATCCCATCGCTGAAAACATGAAACTTGCCAAAGAGGTTGGGGCTGATAGGGTTGAGCTATATACGGAAGAATACGCTAGCCAATACGATACAGAAGAAAGAGCTGCGGTTTTACAGCGTTATCAGGATGCTGCTCAGGCTGCATTGGATGCTGGTTTAGGTGTAAATGCGGGTCATGATCTAGATCTAAGTAACGTGGAAGCACTGTGTGAGAACGGAGCGATTACGGAAGTGTCTATCGGACATGCTTTGACGGTCGAAGCCCTAGAATACGGCTGGGATAATGTTGTAAAAATGTATCTTGAAAAGCTCAGCTAG
- a CDS encoding tRNA-uridine aminocarboxypropyltransferase gives MTGRQRQHCDKCGFIDRQCVCQFIRQARVPQRVIIIQDQKEASHAKNTVGLLSLALPQIEVIKVQVDEDVSSYLTGFSPDDTALLHPSEHAEVIESLDVDRKFGINTLVVIDATWRRAKRILLSNPSLQKFPALTFGQTVKSVYSIRKAPSAEDLSTFEAGVYALEQLNNIRLEPLVEFMARSIDWQWRDQPKEHRHN, from the coding sequence ATGACCGGAAGACAGCGCCAACATTGTGATAAATGTGGCTTTATTGATCGGCAGTGTGTTTGTCAGTTCATACGACAGGCAAGAGTGCCGCAACGCGTCATCATTATTCAAGATCAAAAAGAGGCGAGCCATGCCAAGAATACGGTTGGTTTGCTTTCATTGGCGCTTCCACAAATTGAAGTGATTAAAGTGCAGGTTGATGAGGATGTGTCATCTTATCTGACGGGCTTTTCGCCCGATGATACTGCCTTACTGCATCCTTCAGAGCATGCAGAGGTTATTGAGTCTCTGGATGTTGATCGGAAATTTGGTATTAATACGTTGGTGGTGATTGATGCCACTTGGCGGCGAGCGAAGCGGATTCTACTCTCAAACCCGAGCTTACAGAAGTTTCCCGCTTTAACGTTTGGTCAGACTGTGAAGAGTGTATATAGTATTCGTAAGGCTCCTTCGGCCGAAGACTTGTCAACGTTTGAGGCAGGCGTCTATGCTTTAGAGCAGTTGAATAATATTCGTTTGGAGCCTTTAGTCGAATTCATGGCGCGCTCCATAGATTGGCAATGGCGGGATCAGCCTAAAGAGCACCGGCACAATTGA
- a CDS encoding DUF1244 domain-containing protein, whose product MTNKTETEIEAAVFRRLLEHLDSRKDVQNIELMNLAGFCRNCLSKWYSAAAEERGVDVNYEAARELVYGEPYAEWKDKYQTTATQEQIEAFNKK is encoded by the coding sequence ATGACAAATAAAACAGAGACAGAGATTGAAGCGGCAGTGTTTAGACGATTGTTAGAACACCTTGATAGTCGCAAAGACGTTCAAAATATCGAATTGATGAATCTTGCTGGATTTTGCCGAAATTGTTTAAGTAAATGGTACTCTGCAGCGGCAGAAGAACGTGGAGTCGACGTGAACTACGAGGCAGCACGTGAACTGGTCTATGGAGAGCCTTACGCCGAATGGAAAGACAAATATCAGACGACTGCTACTCAGGAGCAGATCGAAGCGTTTAATAAGAAGTAG